In one Mesorhizobium australicum genomic region, the following are encoded:
- a CDS encoding ParB/RepB/Spo0J family partition protein, which produces MTATPVPVSAIDIPAGRRRLDPVWVKTLAELMLTPADCAPIELISRGDRFQLVFGRHRLAAAERNGWTEIPAIVKTSADFANDAAIIRREIVENFARRDLSALDRAVDIARWREAFEAVQGVIRKGRPAKLSQLATISDDDIDRFAGSFSEAARRALGINRDAISRAMRIAAIAADLRDAIALHPIAENQSELLLLAAQAPERQRQIVELLNRTALPAANVTDAIAVLDRLPPRLREAAWQAISSKFSRLKEAEQARFFELHEAAIRRWLAGRSGS; this is translated from the coding sequence ATGACCGCCACGCCCGTTCCAGTTTCTGCCATCGACATTCCTGCCGGCCGCCGGCGTCTTGACCCAGTTTGGGTCAAGACTCTCGCCGAGCTGATGCTGACACCCGCGGATTGCGCGCCGATCGAGCTGATCAGTCGCGGCGATCGTTTCCAGCTCGTCTTCGGCAGACATCGTCTCGCGGCTGCAGAGCGCAACGGCTGGACCGAGATCCCCGCGATCGTGAAGACGTCAGCCGACTTTGCCAACGATGCGGCGATCATCCGTCGTGAGATCGTCGAGAACTTTGCCCGCCGCGATCTTTCGGCCCTCGATCGTGCCGTGGACATCGCTCGGTGGCGCGAGGCGTTCGAGGCAGTCCAAGGGGTGATCCGCAAAGGGCGTCCGGCGAAATTGTCGCAACTTGCGACAATTTCCGACGACGACATCGACCGGTTCGCCGGCAGTTTCTCGGAAGCCGCGCGCCGCGCCCTTGGCATCAACCGAGACGCAATCTCACGCGCCATGCGCATCGCAGCGATCGCGGCGGATCTGCGAGACGCGATCGCACTACACCCGATCGCCGAAAACCAATCCGAACTCCTATTGCTCGCCGCCCAAGCCCCGGAAAGGCAGCGACAGATCGTCGAACTGCTGAACCGAACGGCGCTCCCGGCCGCGAACGTGACCGATGCGATCGCCGTTCTGGACCGACTGCCGCCGCGCCTTCGCGAAGCAGCCTGGCAGGCTATCTCATCCAAGTTTTCCCGGCTCAAGGAAGCCGAGCAGGCCCGGTTCTTCGAGCTTCACGAAGCGGCCATCCGTCGCTGGCTTGCAGGGAGGAGCGGATCATGA
- a CDS encoding DUF6551 family protein — MSEINRAIGARPTLEWVAVEAIDVDQNYQRPLKNALVEKILRRFSWSKFGAVVLSRKGDGRFMVVEGQHRWKAAQLHPDVTEVPAIVVDHVDLKEEAESFLAINRDRMAVTSVEQYWAGLTAGDDDAIAVSKVLQSAGCDVVPENGHYRPNLTNSITAIRRCLQNYGHGATRRALLIIRAAWPDEPKALRGTLITALARIIRANDKTIAEPDMTAALRPQSIAKLTAHAEAFRKLSGGSAETALAKALVEIYNKGKRTNTIMIGEAR, encoded by the coding sequence ATGAGCGAGATCAACCGCGCGATCGGCGCCAGGCCGACGCTCGAATGGGTGGCCGTCGAGGCGATCGACGTCGACCAGAATTACCAGCGGCCGCTCAAGAATGCTCTGGTTGAAAAGATCCTGCGGCGTTTCAGCTGGTCCAAGTTCGGCGCGGTCGTTCTTTCCCGCAAGGGAGACGGCCGGTTCATGGTGGTGGAGGGTCAGCATCGGTGGAAGGCCGCGCAACTGCACCCTGACGTCACCGAGGTGCCGGCGATCGTGGTCGACCATGTCGACCTGAAGGAGGAAGCCGAGAGCTTCCTGGCGATCAACCGCGACCGCATGGCCGTGACCTCGGTCGAGCAGTATTGGGCGGGCCTTACGGCCGGCGACGACGACGCGATCGCCGTGTCGAAGGTGCTGCAGTCCGCCGGCTGCGACGTCGTTCCGGAGAACGGTCACTACCGGCCGAACCTTACAAACTCGATCACCGCGATCCGTCGCTGTCTGCAGAACTACGGACACGGTGCCACCAGGCGCGCCCTGCTGATCATTCGCGCGGCCTGGCCTGACGAGCCAAAGGCCCTGCGCGGCACTCTTATAACGGCGCTGGCGCGCATCATTCGGGCAAACGACAAAACCATCGCCGAACCTGACATGACGGCCGCGCTGCGGCCCCAGAGCATCGCCAAACTGACCGCACACGCGGAGGCCTTTCGCAAGCTTTCCGGCGGGTCGGCGGAGACCGCGCTGGCGAAGGCCCTGGTCGAGATCTACAACAAGGGCAAGCGCACCAACACGATCATGATCGGCGAGGCGCGCTGA
- a CDS encoding winged helix-turn-helix domain-containing protein — protein MTNPMPCPCCGRPLPIDETLQIDAASGVIRRGGRFVILPRAEVTVLEILVAAQGRFVTKERVFAKLHGQESECNVSVVESHVSKLNRKLQTLGLAVKTARYSGYRFIPPEGASI, from the coding sequence GTGACGAATCCGATGCCTTGTCCCTGCTGCGGGCGCCCGCTGCCGATCGACGAGACGCTGCAGATCGATGCGGCCTCCGGCGTCATCAGGCGAGGTGGCCGCTTCGTGATCCTGCCGCGCGCAGAAGTCACGGTGTTGGAAATCCTCGTCGCCGCGCAAGGCCGGTTCGTCACTAAGGAGCGGGTTTTCGCGAAACTCCACGGCCAGGAGTCCGAGTGCAACGTGAGCGTCGTCGAAAGCCACGTCAGCAAGCTTAACCGCAAGCTCCAGACCCTCGGCCTGGCGGTCAAGACTGCCCGGTATTCTGGCTATCGCTTCATACCACCGGAGGGCGCCAGCATATGA
- the minE gene encoding cell division topological specificity factor MinE, translating to MSLFTFFNRKGSAPAARERLQILLAHERVHIGGQSDLVTILREEILAVVAKHVTIDPEKVSVTMERGDNVSTLEVDIEIPLHAEKKVEKKAA from the coding sequence ATGAGCCTGTTCACGTTCTTCAACCGCAAGGGCTCTGCGCCGGCAGCGCGCGAGCGCCTGCAGATCCTGCTGGCGCATGAGCGGGTCCATATCGGCGGCCAGTCCGACCTCGTGACGATCCTGCGCGAGGAGATCCTCGCCGTCGTCGCCAAGCACGTGACGATCGATCCCGAGAAGGTGAGCGTCACGATGGAGCGCGGCGACAACGTCTCTACCCTCGAAGTCGACATCGAGATTCCTCTCCATGCCGAGAAGAAGGTGGAGAAGAAAGCCGCCTGA
- a CDS encoding winged helix-turn-helix domain-containing protein, with the protein MTAPMPCPCCGQSLPIDETLRIDEAGFVVRNGRFARLNPAEAAIFGKLRERAGRIVSKETLHSALYLLEPESEIKIVDVHICKLRKKLTPIGLPIETVWGTGYRFLPITKEIT; encoded by the coding sequence ATGACCGCGCCGATGCCCTGTCCCTGTTGCGGCCAGTCGCTGCCGATCGACGAGACGCTCCGGATCGACGAGGCGGGCTTTGTGGTTCGCAACGGTCGGTTCGCGCGTTTGAATCCTGCCGAGGCCGCAATCTTCGGAAAGCTACGCGAACGGGCCGGTCGGATCGTCTCGAAGGAGACGCTTCATTCGGCGCTCTACCTGCTGGAGCCCGAGAGCGAGATCAAGATCGTCGACGTCCACATCTGCAAGCTGCGGAAGAAGCTGACCCCCATCGGCCTTCCGATCGAGACGGTGTGGGGCACCGGCTACCGCTTTCTCCCGATCACGAAGGAAATCACATGA
- the minC gene encoding septum site-determining protein MinC, whose protein sequence is MTESLTDNRPIRLKGRSFLALTLSPELPIEDWLARLDDLASRSAGFFLNRPVVLDLENVDITKAGLAELIAELGKRNVWIMGIEGARPSLIGPGMPPAMKGGRPGPDFEAPSEEAASEAQAEEPAAAPSPQIDIRPARSVPSIIIREPVRSGQSVVFPEGDVTIIGSVASGAEVVAGGSIHVYGTLRGRALAGTVGNVSARIFCRKLEAELLAIDGLYKTAEDMDRKLRGQAVQFWLEGDAIMAETLN, encoded by the coding sequence ATGACCGAATCGCTAACAGACAACCGTCCAATCCGCCTCAAGGGCCGGTCCTTCCTGGCTCTCACGCTCTCCCCGGAACTCCCGATAGAAGACTGGCTTGCGCGGCTCGACGATCTTGCATCGCGCTCCGCCGGCTTCTTCCTCAACCGGCCCGTCGTACTCGACCTGGAGAACGTCGACATCACCAAGGCCGGCCTCGCCGAGCTGATCGCCGAGCTCGGCAAGCGCAATGTCTGGATCATGGGCATCGAGGGCGCGCGCCCGTCGCTCATCGGCCCCGGCATGCCACCCGCCATGAAGGGCGGCCGCCCGGGCCCCGACTTCGAGGCCCCCTCCGAGGAAGCCGCCAGTGAGGCGCAGGCCGAAGAGCCGGCCGCAGCGCCCTCGCCCCAGATCGACATACGGCCCGCCCGCTCCGTGCCTTCCATCATCATCCGCGAGCCGGTGCGCTCCGGCCAATCGGTCGTCTTCCCTGAGGGCGACGTCACCATCATCGGCTCGGTCGCCTCGGGCGCCGAGGTCGTCGCCGGCGGTTCGATCCACGTCTACGGCACGCTGCGCGGACGCGCGCTCGCCGGCACGGTCGGCAACGTCTCGGCGCGCATCTTCTGCCGCAAGCTCGAGGCCGAGCTTCTGGCGATCGACGGCCTCTACAAGACGGCCGAGGACATGGACAGGAAGCTGCGCGGCCAGGCCGTGCAGTTCTGGCTCGAAGGCGACGCCATCATGGCGGAAACACTGAACTGA
- a CDS encoding SH3 domain-containing protein, translating to MKRTLLAASLFFAVAAAAGDGRAAAFSAWQVTDVSWGDTLNVRKYPASYSQKQSAYPNGTVLQMTGRCTDGLNLFDISGKSEWAQKQAVRYRWCEVWHDPKNDGDFTTGWVYGKYIRPY from the coding sequence ATGAAGCGCACTCTGCTCGCCGCATCTCTCTTCTTTGCCGTCGCCGCAGCCGCAGGCGATGGCCGCGCCGCCGCCTTCTCGGCCTGGCAGGTGACCGACGTCTCCTGGGGCGATACCCTCAACGTCCGCAAGTATCCAGCCAGCTATTCGCAGAAGCAGTCGGCCTATCCCAACGGAACCGTGCTGCAGATGACCGGCCGCTGCACCGACGGACTGAACCTGTTCGACATTTCCGGCAAGTCGGAATGGGCGCAGAAGCAGGCCGTGCGCTACCGCTGGTGCGAGGTCTGGCACGACCCGAAAAACGATGGCGACTTCACCACCGGCTGGGTCTACGGCAAATACATCCGCCCGTACTGA
- a CDS encoding S9 family peptidase: MTKSPFPDLPAPATERRPVEDTRHGITRVDEFAWLRADNWQEVFKDPAVLDPAIRRHLEDENAYQTALMADTAELRKVLFAEMKGRIKEDDSSVPMKDGPYAYGSSYKKGGEQPRFFRTPRDGGPEDIYLDGDLEAGSKAYFRIGGVDHSFDHRKLLWGVDDKGSEFYTLRVRDLDTRADLADTVADTGGGGVWDASGDGFFYARLDASHRPSKLFYHRLGTDAAADRLVYEETDSGMFMNVGGARNNDWIFVVINDHETTEYRILPANDPSAGPKIVAPREPGLQYEVEEGGEEFFILTNADGAKDFKIMSAPATDPSRTNWREVVPHEPGRLILSVMGFQHFLVRLERKDGLPRIVVRERASGAEHMIAFDEEAYSLGLGGSAEYDTTVIRFSYSSMTTPTQVFDYDMRSRERVLLKTQEVPSGHDPDHYVTRRVMAPAADGETVPVSLLYHRDTKLDGTAPLLLYGYGSYGITIPAGFNTNCLSLVDRGFVYAIAHIRGGKDKGYGWYEDGKREKKLNTFTDFIAAARHLVAEKFTSHDRIVAQGGSAGGMLMGAVSNMAPDAFGAIVAEVPFVDVLTTMLDDTLPLTPPEWPEWGNPIVSEANYRTIAAYSPYDNVAALPYPPILAVAGLTDPRVTYWEPAKWVARLRERSTSKNPALFRINMDAGHAGASGRFSRLEEIAYTYAFALKVTGKDHVPPSS; encoded by the coding sequence ATGACGAAGAGCCCCTTTCCGGACCTGCCCGCCCCGGCCACCGAGCGCCGCCCCGTCGAGGACACCCGCCACGGCATCACCCGGGTCGACGAATTCGCCTGGCTGCGCGCCGACAACTGGCAGGAGGTGTTCAAGGACCCGGCCGTGCTCGATCCCGCGATCCGCAGGCACCTGGAGGATGAGAACGCCTACCAGACCGCGCTGATGGCCGACACGGCGGAACTGCGGAAGGTCCTGTTTGCCGAGATGAAGGGCCGCATCAAGGAGGACGATTCCTCCGTGCCGATGAAGGACGGTCCCTATGCCTACGGCTCGTCCTACAAGAAGGGCGGCGAGCAGCCGCGCTTCTTCCGCACGCCTCGCGACGGCGGGCCGGAGGACATCTATCTCGATGGCGACCTCGAAGCCGGGTCCAAGGCCTACTTCCGCATCGGCGGCGTCGACCATTCCTTCGACCACCGCAAGCTTCTGTGGGGCGTCGACGACAAGGGCTCCGAGTTCTACACGCTGCGCGTCCGCGACCTCGATACGCGCGCCGACCTTGCCGACACGGTCGCCGACACCGGCGGCGGCGGCGTGTGGGATGCGTCGGGCGACGGCTTCTTCTACGCCCGGCTCGACGCCAGCCACCGCCCCTCGAAGCTGTTCTACCACCGCCTCGGCACCGATGCGGCAGCCGACCGGCTGGTCTATGAGGAAACCGATTCCGGCATGTTCATGAATGTCGGCGGCGCGCGCAACAACGACTGGATCTTCGTCGTCATCAACGATCACGAGACGACCGAATACCGCATCCTGCCGGCGAACGACCCGTCCGCCGGGCCGAAGATCGTCGCCCCGCGCGAACCCGGCCTGCAATACGAGGTCGAGGAAGGCGGCGAGGAGTTCTTCATCCTCACCAATGCCGACGGCGCCAAGGACTTCAAGATCATGTCGGCGCCCGCCACCGACCCGTCGCGCACGAACTGGCGCGAGGTCGTCCCGCACGAGCCCGGCCGCCTGATCCTCTCCGTCATGGGCTTCCAACACTTCCTGGTGCGGCTGGAGCGCAAGGACGGGCTGCCCCGCATCGTCGTGCGCGAGCGCGCCTCCGGCGCGGAGCACATGATCGCCTTCGACGAGGAGGCCTATTCGCTTGGCCTCGGCGGCTCCGCCGAATACGACACGACCGTGATCCGCTTCTCCTATTCCTCGATGACCACGCCGACGCAGGTGTTCGACTATGACATGCGCTCGCGCGAGCGTGTCCTGCTCAAGACACAGGAAGTGCCCTCCGGCCACGATCCGGACCACTACGTCACCCGCCGCGTCATGGCGCCTGCGGCCGACGGCGAGACGGTGCCTGTTTCGCTGCTCTACCACCGCGACACCAAGCTCGACGGCACCGCGCCGCTCTTGCTCTACGGCTACGGCTCCTACGGCATCACCATCCCGGCCGGCTTCAACACCAACTGCCTGTCTCTGGTCGACCGCGGCTTCGTCTACGCCATCGCCCATATCCGCGGCGGCAAGGACAAGGGCTATGGCTGGTACGAGGACGGCAAGCGCGAGAAGAAGCTCAACACCTTCACCGACTTCATCGCCGCCGCTCGCCATCTCGTGGCAGAGAAATTCACCTCGCACGACCGCATCGTCGCGCAGGGCGGCTCGGCCGGCGGCATGCTGATGGGCGCGGTCTCCAACATGGCGCCCGACGCCTTCGGTGCCATCGTCGCCGAAGTGCCCTTCGTCGACGTGCTGACGACGATGCTCGACGACACGCTGCCGCTGACGCCGCCTGAATGGCCCGAATGGGGCAATCCGATCGTCTCGGAGGCGAACTACCGCACCATCGCCGCCTACAGCCCGTATGACAATGTCGCCGCCCTGCCCTATCCGCCGATCCTGGCGGTCGCCGGCCTCACCGACCCGCGCGTCACCTATTGGGAGCCGGCGAAGTGGGTGGCCCGGCTGCGCGAGCGCTCGACGTCGAAGAATCCCGCCCTCTTCCGCATCAACATGGACGCCGGGCATGCCGGCGCGTCGGGCCGTTTCAGTCGCCTGGAGGAGATCGCCTACACCTATGCCTTCGCGCTGAAGGTGACCGGCAAAGACCACGTGCCGCCCTCATCTTGA
- the minD gene encoding septum site-determining protein MinD codes for MAKVIVVTSGKGGVGKTTSTAALGAALAQRGDKTVVIDFDVGLRNLDLVMGAERRVVYDLVNVVQGDAKLPQALIRDKRVETLFLLPASQTRDKDALTAEGVATVMETLKKHFDWIICDSPAGIERGATLAMRHADAAVIVTNPEVSSVRDSDRIIGLLDSKTLKAENGERMEKHLLLTRYDPARAARGDMLKVDDVLEILSIPLIGIIPESMDVLRASNLGTPVTLADARSAPAMAYAQAARRLAGETIPVTIPGEKRSILAKMFGRRAA; via the coding sequence ATGGCAAAGGTTATCGTGGTCACATCGGGTAAAGGCGGCGTCGGCAAGACGACGTCGACGGCGGCGCTGGGAGCCGCGCTCGCGCAGCGCGGCGACAAGACGGTCGTCATCGACTTCGACGTCGGCCTGCGCAATCTCGACTTGGTGATGGGCGCCGAGCGCCGCGTGGTCTACGACCTCGTCAACGTCGTCCAGGGTGACGCCAAACTTCCCCAGGCGCTGATCCGCGACAAGCGGGTCGAGACGCTGTTCCTGCTGCCCGCCTCCCAGACCCGCGACAAGGACGCGCTCACCGCCGAGGGCGTCGCCACCGTCATGGAGACGCTGAAGAAGCACTTCGACTGGATCATCTGCGACAGTCCGGCCGGCATCGAGCGCGGCGCGACGCTCGCCATGCGCCACGCGGATGCCGCCGTCATCGTCACCAATCCGGAAGTCTCGTCGGTGCGCGATTCCGACCGCATCATCGGCTTGCTCGATTCCAAGACGCTCAAGGCCGAGAATGGCGAGCGGATGGAGAAGCACCTTCTTCTCACCCGCTACGACCCCGCCCGGGCCGCCCGCGGCGACATGCTGAAGGTCGACGACGTGCTCGAGATCCTCTCGATCCCGCTAATCGGCATCATCCCGGAGAGCATGGACGTGCTGCGCGCCTCCAACCTCGGCACGCCGGTCACGTTGGCCGATGCCCGCAGCGCCCCTGCCATGGCCTATGCGCAGGCGGCCCGCCGCCTCGCCGGCGAGACGATCCCGGTCACCATCCCGGGCGAGAAGCGCAGCATCCTCGCAAAGATGTTCGGAAGGAGGGCGGCATGA
- a CDS encoding LexA family transcriptional regulator — protein MVRKYLDGSMPGLEKLVEIARLTHVTLDWLATGEGPMRPGPAQLVVGYSDGFVPIPRLDVRAAAGAGALSPGFAEDYLGPADIVAFREEWLRQLGVSARFARILICDGDSMYPTIAHGDMMLVDTAIRDVRQDGIYVLVFAGLLKVKRVQMRRDGILLLKSDNPAYDTEEVPLAEQPELIIEGRVRWAGGAI, from the coding sequence ATGGTTCGCAAATACCTCGACGGGTCGATGCCCGGCCTTGAGAAGCTCGTCGAGATTGCGCGGCTGACGCACGTCACCCTTGATTGGCTCGCGACCGGCGAAGGGCCGATGCGACCGGGTCCGGCGCAACTGGTGGTTGGATACAGTGACGGCTTCGTGCCGATCCCGCGGCTCGACGTCCGTGCCGCGGCCGGCGCCGGAGCGCTGTCCCCGGGATTTGCCGAAGATTATCTCGGTCCCGCCGACATCGTGGCTTTCCGGGAGGAATGGCTGCGGCAGCTTGGCGTTTCTGCCCGCTTTGCCCGCATTCTGATCTGCGACGGCGATTCGATGTATCCGACGATCGCGCACGGCGACATGATGCTCGTCGACACCGCGATCCGCGACGTCCGGCAGGACGGCATCTATGTCCTGGTCTTCGCCGGCCTGCTGAAGGTCAAGCGCGTCCAGATGCGGCGCGACGGCATCCTGCTGCTGAAGAGCGACAACCCGGCCTACGACACCGAAGAGGTTCCGCTCGCCGAGCAGCCCGAACTGATCATCGAAGGTCGCGTGAGGTGGGCGGGCGGCGCCATTTGA
- a CDS encoding helix-turn-helix domain-containing protein, whose translation MDTPSKWDRPAIVAEVHRRKMTLTGIAIDAGLYPSACRQGLLGKSRPGAEAIAAALDVPFRTLFPDSYSRGRHGESQTSSNVRCNGSAKAAPKLDTAAAEP comes from the coding sequence ATGGACACGCCTTCGAAATGGGACCGGCCCGCGATCGTCGCGGAAGTCCATCGCCGCAAGATGACACTGACGGGGATCGCGATCGACGCCGGGCTCTACCCCAGCGCCTGCCGCCAGGGTCTGCTCGGCAAGAGCCGCCCGGGCGCCGAAGCAATCGCTGCCGCGCTGGACGTGCCCTTCCGCACCCTGTTCCCCGACAGCTACTCGCGTGGCCGTCATGGCGAGAGCCAGACTAGCAGCAACGTTCGTTGCAACGGAAGTGCAAAAGCCGCGCCCAAATTAGACACCGCCGCCGCTGAACCCTGA
- a CDS encoding MucR family transcriptional regulator — MDINESSLRSGDTLIELTADVVAAYVSNNPVPVSELANLIADVHAALGRVGGTVEAPPAEKQKPAVNPKKSIHDEYLVCLEDGKKFKSLKRHLMTHYGLTPDAYREKWGLDPSYPMVAPNYAAARSQLAKKMGLGRKRK; from the coding sequence ATGGACATCAACGAAAGCAGCCTAAGGAGCGGCGATACGCTGATCGAACTCACGGCGGACGTTGTCGCCGCCTATGTGAGCAACAATCCTGTTCCCGTTTCCGAGCTTGCGAATCTGATTGCGGACGTTCACGCCGCGCTCGGGCGCGTCGGCGGGACCGTCGAAGCGCCGCCGGCCGAGAAGCAGAAGCCGGCCGTCAACCCGAAGAAGTCGATCCACGACGAGTATCTGGTCTGCCTGGAAGACGGCAAGAAGTTCAAGTCGCTGAAGCGTCACCTGATGACCCACTACGGCCTGACGCCGGACGCCTATCGCGAGAAGTGGGGTCTCGATCCGAGCTACCCGATGGTTGCGCCGAACTACGCCGCCGCGCGCTCGCAGCTGGCGAAGAAGATGGGGCTCGGCCGCAAGCGTAAATAA
- a CDS encoding acyl-CoA dehydrogenase family protein — translation MSATLNLKEYSATAIDDPRDVVAVAHRIAPMLAARADEVDETGRFVAENYDLLKQEGLVEAGVPIELGGGGAEVADLAEMLRVMARSCGSTALAFAMHTHQVAIPAWRWRHQKVAAVEPLLRRVAAERLVLLSSGGSDWIGGSGKAEKVEGGYRVNARKAFTSGAEAGSILMTGAIVEDEGGNCSVIHFGAPMTSSSVRIEQTWRTLGMRGTASNDVVIEDLFVPDASVSFSRKAGEWHPVFQTIVTIAFPLIYAVYLGIAESARDIAVEIAKTKTGADAAIAGRMDTELRAAQLAHRWMLDAVARDAPSADTVNEVMIGRTLVARHGIEAVELAMELAGGTSFYRKAGLERRFRDIQGARFHPLQSGPQARYAGAVALGRPTASIF, via the coding sequence ATGTCAGCTACACTCAACTTGAAGGAATACTCGGCGACGGCGATCGACGATCCCCGCGACGTGGTCGCGGTCGCCCACCGGATCGCGCCGATGCTCGCGGCGCGCGCCGACGAGGTCGATGAAACCGGCCGGTTCGTGGCCGAAAACTACGACCTCCTGAAGCAGGAAGGCCTCGTCGAGGCAGGCGTGCCGATCGAGTTGGGAGGCGGCGGCGCAGAGGTGGCTGACCTCGCAGAGATGCTCAGGGTCATGGCGCGCTCCTGCGGATCAACCGCGCTTGCCTTTGCCATGCACACCCATCAGGTCGCGATCCCCGCCTGGCGCTGGCGGCACCAGAAGGTGGCTGCGGTTGAACCGCTGCTGCGCCGGGTGGCGGCCGAGCGGCTGGTGCTTCTGTCGTCGGGCGGTTCCGACTGGATCGGCGGCTCCGGCAAGGCCGAGAAGGTGGAAGGCGGCTATCGCGTCAACGCGCGCAAGGCGTTCACCTCCGGCGCCGAGGCGGGCAGCATCCTGATGACGGGAGCCATCGTTGAGGATGAGGGCGGCAATTGCTCGGTCATCCATTTCGGCGCGCCGATGACGTCGAGCAGTGTGCGGATAGAGCAGACGTGGCGCACGCTCGGCATGCGAGGAACCGCCTCGAACGACGTTGTCATCGAGGACCTTTTCGTGCCGGACGCCAGCGTTTCGTTTTCCCGCAAGGCGGGGGAATGGCATCCGGTGTTCCAGACCATCGTCACGATCGCTTTTCCGCTGATCTATGCCGTCTATCTCGGCATTGCCGAGAGTGCGCGGGATATCGCAGTCGAGATCGCCAAGACGAAGACCGGTGCCGATGCGGCGATCGCCGGGCGTATGGATACGGAGCTTCGCGCCGCCCAGCTCGCACATCGCTGGATGCTTGACGCGGTGGCGCGCGATGCCCCGTCCGCTGATACCGTCAACGAGGTGATGATCGGCCGTACGCTCGTGGCGCGCCATGGGATCGAAGCTGTCGAACTCGCGATGGAGCTGGCAGGCGGCACCTCGTTCTACCGCAAGGCAGGCCTGGAGAGGCGGTTCCGCGACATCCAGGGCGCCCGCTTCCATCCGCTCCAGAGCGGGCCGCAGGCGCGCTATGCTGGGGCCGTGGCGCTCGGTCGCCCGACGGCGTCGATCTTCTGA
- a CDS encoding winged helix-turn-helix transcriptional regulator: MQERGSYGQFCPVSMASEILCSRWTTLVVRELLCGSTRFTDLRRGVPKMSPALLSKRLKELQQAGVIVASRKPNGTVEYRLSEAGEELRPVIMGLGNWAQRWMESRLTLKNLDPSLLMWDMRRSLNAGLLPERRCTIQFLYSELPQAQKRWWLVVESGTVDLCNFDPGHELDLLVKSSLRAMTAVWMGLTTIKNETESGQIKIEGDPHLARSMPQWLGLSAFAPIARRVQ; the protein is encoded by the coding sequence ATGCAGGAACGCGGTAGTTACGGTCAGTTCTGCCCGGTCTCGATGGCGTCCGAGATCCTGTGTAGCCGCTGGACCACACTGGTGGTCCGGGAGCTCCTCTGCGGCAGCACCCGCTTCACCGATCTGCGCCGCGGCGTGCCGAAAATGTCGCCGGCGCTGCTGTCGAAAAGGCTGAAGGAGCTGCAGCAGGCGGGCGTGATCGTCGCCTCCCGCAAGCCCAATGGCACGGTCGAATATCGGCTTTCCGAAGCCGGCGAGGAGTTGCGTCCCGTGATCATGGGCCTGGGCAACTGGGCCCAGCGCTGGATGGAATCGCGCCTCACCCTGAAGAACCTCGACCCTTCGCTCCTGATGTGGGACATGCGCCGCAGCCTCAACGCCGGCCTCCTGCCGGAAAGGCGTTGCACGATACAGTTTCTGTATTCGGAACTTCCGCAGGCACAGAAGAGATGGTGGCTGGTCGTCGAGAGCGGCACAGTCGATCTGTGCAATTTCGACCCGGGCCATGAGCTCGACCTTCTCGTCAAGAGCTCCCTGCGCGCGATGACCGCGGTCTGGATGGGGCTGACGACCATCAAGAACGAGACCGAGAGCGGCCAGATCAAGATCGAAGGCGACCCGCATCTGGCGCGTTCGATGCCGCAGTGGCTCGGCCTCAGCGCCTTCGCCCCGATTGCGCGGCGGGTCCAATAG